A section of the Humulus lupulus chromosome 2, drHumLupu1.1, whole genome shotgun sequence genome encodes:
- the LOC133815292 gene encoding probable DNA helicase MCM9 — MVVMICCFTNDVIVTGVLTARWSPDLKDVRCDLDLVLIANHVRRTNELKSDITIPHDVIMKFNQFWNEFKDTPLKGRNAILQGVCPQIFGLFTVKLAVALTLIGGVQHVDASGTKVRGESHLLLVGDPGTGKSQFLKFAAKLSNRSVVTTGLGSTSAGLTVTAVKDGGWGSNWQGALQRYFARVVKPRQKTRF, encoded by the exons ATGGTGGTAATGATATGTTGCTTTACAAATGACGTTATAGTCACTGGGGTCTTAACTGCAAGGTGGTCGCCTGACTTAAAAGATGTTCGCTGCGACCTTGATCTTGTGTTGATTGCTAATCATGTGAG GAGAACAAATGAGCTGAAATCGGATATTACTATTCCTCATGATGTCATTATGAAATTCAATCAATTTTGGAACGAGTTTAAGGATACCCCTTTGAAAG gGAGAAATGCAATATTACAAGGTGTTTGTCCACAAATTTTTGGACTCTTCACTGTAAAGCTTGCAG TTGCATTAACACTTATTGGAGGTGTGCAACATGTTGATGCTTCTGGAACCAAGGTACGAGGAGAGTCTCATTTACTTTTGGTTGGAGACCCAG GTACCGGGAAATCTCAGTTCTTGAAATTTGCTGCAAAGTTAAGTAACAGATCTGTTGTCACTACTGGCTTAGGAAGCACTAGTGCTGGACTCACTGTCACTGCAGTCAAGGATGGAG gttggggatcgaattggcaaggagcattgcaaaggtactttgcaagag ttgttaaacccagacaaaaaacaagattttag
- the LOC133816595 gene encoding geranylgeranyl transferase type-2 subunit beta 1-like: MGELAAEKHANYIVSVEKKKGSFESVVIEHLRMNGAYWGLTTLDLLGKLHVVDVDQIISWLISCQHESGGFGGNIGHDPHVMYTLSDVQVLAFFDKLDVLDIGKVSNYVAGLQNKDGSFSGDEWGEVDTRFSYIAICCLALVHRLNKINVEKAVKYIVSCKNLDGGFGCTPGGESHAGQIFCCVGALAITWSLHHIDKDLLGWWLCERQVKSGGLNGRPETLPDVCYSWWVLSSLIMIDRVHWINKEKLVKFILDCQDVENGGISDRPDDAVDVYHT, translated from the exons ATGGGAGAGTTAGCGGCGGAGAAGCATGCCAATTACATTGTATCAGTGGAAAAG AAAAAAGGGTCATTTGAATCTGTGGTGATTGAGCATTTGAGAATGAATGGAGCATATTGGGGGCTCACCACTCTTGACTTATTGGGAAAGCTTCATGTTGTGGATGTTGATCAAATTATTTCATGGCTCATAAGTTGTCAACATGAGTCAG GTGGTTTTGGTGGTAACATTGGGCATGATCCACATGTAATGTATACCCTAAGTGATGTGCAAGTTTTAGCCTTCTTTGACAAGCTTGATGTTCTAGACATTGGGAAGGTGTCAAATT ATGTTGCTGGGTTGCAAAATAAAGATGGATCATTTTCTGGGGATGAATGGGGTGAAGTTGATACAAG attctcctatattgcaatatGCTGCCTTGCATTGGTGCATCGGTTGAATAAAATTAATGTTGAGAAGGCTGTGAAGTATATAGTTAGTTGCAAAAACCTGGATGGTGGATTTGGATGTACACCGGGTGGAGAGTCTCATGCTGGGCAAA TTTTCTGTTGTGTGGGAGCTCTTGCTATTACATGGTCTCTGCATCATATCGACAAAGACCTTCTCGGGTGGTGGTTGTGTGAGCGGCAAGTCAAATCTGGAGGTCTTAATGGGCGCCCAGAGACACTTCCAGAT GTCTGCTATTCATGGTGGGTCCTTTCTAGCCTGATCATGATTGACAGAGTACATTGGATTAACAAGGAAAAACTTGTGAAGTTCATCTTAGACTGCCAG GATGTAGAAAATGGAGGAATTTCAGATAGACCAGATGATGCAGTTGATGTCTACCACACATAA